In Sphingobium sp. B2D3C, a genomic segment contains:
- the crcB gene encoding fluoride efflux transporter CrcB, whose amino-acid sequence MLNTVLVMIGGAIGAALRYQLGRASLRIMGPGYPWGTLAANVLGGLAMGLVAGWLAARYQGQQGEQLRLLVAVGLLGGFTTFSAFSLETMLMIERGEALNALGYVLLSVAASIGALALGLTLMRSATA is encoded by the coding sequence ATGCTCAATACAGTTCTCGTGATGATCGGCGGCGCCATCGGCGCGGCCCTGCGCTACCAGTTGGGACGCGCGAGCCTGCGCATCATGGGGCCGGGCTATCCCTGGGGCACGCTCGCCGCCAATGTGCTGGGCGGGCTGGCCATGGGCCTCGTCGCGGGCTGGCTGGCCGCGCGCTACCAGGGCCAGCAGGGCGAGCAACTCCGGCTGCTCGTGGCAGTCGGCCTGCTCGGCGGCTTCACGACCTTCTCTGCCTTCAGCCTAGAGACGATGCTGATGATCGAGCGCGGCGAAGCGTTGAATGCGCTCGGCTATGTGCTGCTCTCTGTCGCCGCCTCCATCGGCGCGCTGGCGCTGGGGCTCACCCTCATGCGGAGTGCCACGGCATGA
- a CDS encoding RluA family pseudouridine synthase: MSKTDLAGVRQFTVRAEDDGIRLDRWFKRHMPEASFAIVSRWARTGQLRVDGARATAGDRIAEGQTLRVPPLDVAAVKEAGKAPRPRPILTEDQINFAEGLVIHRDAQAIVINKPPGLATQGGTKTHEHVDGLLDALMFERDDRPRLVHRLDKDTSGALLLARTSRSAAHFAKSFSSRTARKVYWAIVMGVPSVSDGFIDLPLAKQPGTGGEKMHVDEKDGLPARTRYRVIERAGNRAAWVELQPHTGRTHQLRVHMAEIGHPIVGDGKYGGKEAFLSGSISRKMHLHARRIRIDHPDGSPLDVKAEPPFHFAETLASLGFDVNEGDLPLEIDLQPTASDRKAADKRASTAHAKDMRKARRGERRSRSAPDKPERFKGPPKPRGKGAKPAGPAARPGAKRPTGGARPRKPERD; the protein is encoded by the coding sequence ATGAGCAAGACCGATCTCGCTGGCGTCCGCCAGTTCACTGTGCGTGCCGAGGATGATGGCATCCGCCTCGACCGCTGGTTCAAGCGCCACATGCCGGAAGCGAGCTTCGCCATCGTCTCGCGCTGGGCGCGCACCGGGCAATTGCGTGTCGATGGTGCTCGCGCGACAGCGGGCGACCGCATTGCCGAGGGGCAGACCTTGCGCGTGCCCCCGCTCGATGTCGCTGCGGTAAAGGAAGCCGGCAAGGCACCACGCCCGCGCCCCATCCTGACCGAGGATCAGATCAACTTTGCCGAGGGTCTGGTCATCCATCGCGACGCGCAAGCCATCGTGATCAACAAACCGCCCGGCCTTGCCACGCAGGGCGGCACCAAGACGCACGAGCATGTCGATGGACTGCTCGATGCTCTGATGTTCGAGCGGGACGACCGCCCGCGCCTCGTCCACCGGCTGGACAAGGACACCAGCGGGGCGCTGCTGCTCGCCCGCACCTCACGCAGCGCCGCACATTTCGCCAAGAGCTTCTCCTCCCGCACAGCGCGCAAGGTCTATTGGGCTATCGTGATGGGCGTGCCCTCCGTCTCGGACGGCTTCATCGATCTGCCACTCGCCAAGCAGCCGGGCACCGGCGGGGAGAAGATGCATGTCGATGAGAAGGACGGCCTGCCCGCCCGCACGCGCTACCGGGTGATCGAGCGCGCCGGCAACCGCGCCGCCTGGGTGGAGTTGCAGCCGCACACCGGCCGCACCCATCAGCTGCGTGTCCATATGGCCGAGATCGGCCACCCCATCGTGGGCGACGGCAAATATGGCGGCAAGGAGGCGTTCCTTAGCGGATCGATCAGCCGCAAGATGCACCTGCACGCCCGGCGCATTCGCATCGACCATCCCGATGGCTCCCCGCTCGATGTGAAGGCCGAGCCGCCCTTCCATTTCGCTGAAACGCTGGCGAGCCTGGGCTTTGACGTGAACGAGGGCGATCTGCCGCTGGAGATCGATCTCCAGCCGACCGCCTCCGACCGCAAGGCCGCCGACAAGCGCGCGTCGACCGCGCACGCCAAGGACATGCGCAAGGCCCGCCGCGGCGAACGCCGCTCCCGCAGCGCGCCGGACAAGCCCGAGCGCTTCAAGGGCCCACCGAAGCCGCGCGGCAAG